A part of Drosophila ananassae strain 14024-0371.13 chromosome 2R, ASM1763931v2, whole genome shotgun sequence genomic DNA contains:
- the LOC6507369 gene encoding uncharacterized protein LOC6507369: protein MGHPKRRSSLLAIVLCLVLNTKHLAVHGDASHIESAALPLEHRAGYGPPAPIYGAPQGPLSTGATNELSEEAWPLATTNDSPQIKHLQVQCEKTHMRVNIEFDRPFYGMIFSKGFYSDPHCVHLKPGTGHLSATFEIFLNSCGMTSSANHNAAGYGAPTPSGSYVENTIIIQYDPYVQEVWDQARKLRCTWYDFYEKAVTFRPFQVDMLHAVTANFLGDNLQCWMQIQVGKGPWASEVSGIVKIGQTMTMVLAIKDDENKFDMLVRNCVAHDGKRAPIQLVDQNGCVVRPKIMSRFQKIKNFGPSASVVSFAYFQAFKFPDSMNVHFQCVIQVCRYNCPEPKCGPGLPGGEYGLPQIGANGLSEEYGPPEAYERNDFALGGQGVLPPAAYPDPRHPVSDATGAYSENQPDVVPSPQAQTSAAVPTADSGSVSGPASSQAPQQQQSAGSNELGLPPPPLPGQSGQYSTVKRKDDLSSGGNLVSLGGRPRSVEGLDDLRGVRRRRDTMDIVVKPQRIYKRNAQEMTDVNTSRIIQVVAPGDVNFALNSNASNETVVIQSARSADAETICMSVPSFVGGLVMLLLVLAVASLVAAFLFVRVRHFDRKGAGMAYVN from the coding sequence CACCTGGCGGTGCATGGTGATGCTTCGCACATTGAGTCCGCCGCCCTGCCACTGGAACACAGGGCCGGATATGGACCACCGGCTCCCATCTACGGTGCTCCTCAGGGCCCCCTCAGCACTGGCGCCACCAACGAGCTGTCGGAGGAGGCCTGGCCCCTGGCCACCACCAACGACAGTCCACAGATCAAACACCTGCAGGTGCAATGCGAGAAGACGCACATGCGGGTGAACATCGAGTTCGACAGGCCCTTCTACGGTATGATCTTCTCGAAGGGCTTCTACAGCGATCCCCACTGCGTGCATCTCAAGCCCGGAACCGGTCACCTGAGTGCCACCTTTGAGATCTTCCTGAACAGCTGCGGCATGACCAGCTCAGCCAACCACAATGCCGCTGGATACGGAGCACCCACGCCATCGGGTAGCTACGTCGAGAACACGATCATCATCCAGTACGATCCCTATGTGCAGGAGGTGTGGGATCAGGCCCGCAAGCTGCGCTGCACCTGGTACGATTTCTATGAGAAGGCCGTGACCTTCAGGCCCTTCCAGGTGGACATGTTGCACGCTGTTACGGCCAACTTCCTGGGCGACAACCTGCAGTGCTGGATGCAGATCCAGGTGGGCAAGGGACCATGGGCCTCCGAGGTGTCCGGCATTGTGAAGATTGGACAGACCATGACCATGGTGTTGGCCATCAAGGACGACGAGAACAAATTCGATATGCTGGTCCGCAACTGTGTGGCTCATGACGGCAAGCGCGCTCCCATCCAGCTGGTGGACCAGAACGGCTGTGTAGTCCGGCCCAAGATCATGAGCAGGTTCCAGAAGATCAAGAACTTTGGACCGTCGGCGTCGGTTGTCAGCTTCGCGTACTTCCAGGCCTTCAAGTTCCCCGACTCGATGAACGTCCACTTCCAGTGCGTGATCCAGGTCTGTCGCTACAACTGTCCCGAGCCCAAGTGCGGTCCTGGCCTGCCCGGCGGCGAATACGGTCTGCCCCAGATTGGTGCCAATGGCCTGTCCGAGGAGTATGGTCCCCCAGAAGCCTATGAAAGAAACGATTTTGCTTTGGGAGGACAGGGAGTCCTGCCACCGGCTGCTTACCCAGACCCCCGTCACCCCGTTTCTGATGCCACTGGAGCCTACTCGGAGAACCAACCCGATGTGGTGCCCTCGCCTCAGGCCCAGACATCCGCAGCTGTACCCACTGCCGATTCCGGATCAGTTTCCGGACCCGCCAGCTCCCAGGCCccgcaacagcagcagtcTGCCGGAAGCAACGAGCTCGGcctgccaccaccaccactgccCGGCCAGAGTGGTCAGTACAGCACTGTGAAGCGCAAGGATGACTTGAGCTCCGGCGGAAACCTGGTTTCCCTGGGCGGACGGCCACGCTCCGTGGAGGGACTGGACGACCTGAGGGGAGTGCGTAGGCGCAGGGACACCATGGACATTGTGGTGAAGCCGCAGAGGATCTACAAGCGAAACGCCCAGGAGATGACGGACGTCAACACCAGCAGGATCATCCAGGTGGTGGCGCCCGGCGATGTCAACTTCGCCCTGAACAGCAACGCCAGCAACGAGACGGTGGTTATCCAGTCGGCTCGCTCCGCGGATGCGGAGACCATCTGCATGTCGGTGCCCAGCTTCGTGGGCGGACTGGTGATGCTGCTCCTGGTCCTGGCTGTGGCCTCTCTAGTCGCCGCCTTCCTGTTTGTGCGCGTGCGCCACTTCGACCGCAAGGGAGCGGGCATGGCTTACGTGAACTAA
- the LOC6507688 gene encoding adrenodoxin-like protein 2, mitochondrial: MLVINTCKIASRLAIRSLQLRSLNASRTFSTGLALKQKDVVNVTFVRANGDKIKASGKVGDSLLDVVVNNSVDLDGFGACEGTLTCSTCHLIFKTNDYEKLPDKPGDEELDMLDLAYELTDTSRLGCQITLSKDMDGLEVHVPSTINDARAA; the protein is encoded by the exons ATGCTAGTCATTAATACTTGCAAAATTGCCTCCAGACTGGCAATTCGCAGCCTCCAACTACGATCGCTGAACGCGTCGCGCACTTTCTCGACGGGATTGGCCCTGAAACAGAAAGATGT AGTCAACGTAACGTTTGTGCGAGCCAACGGTGATAAGATCAAGGCGTCGGGCAAGGTGGGAGACTCGCTGCTGGACGTGGTGGTCAACAACAGTGTGGATCTGGACGGGTTTGGAGCCTGCGAAGGCACCCTGACGTGCTCCACTTGCCATCTTATCTTTAAGACCAATGACTACGAGAAACTACCCGACAAACCCGGCGATGAGGAGCTGGACATGCTGGACTTGGCTTATGAGCTGACGGACACCTCCCGCCTCGGCTGCCAGATAACGCTATCTAAGGACATGGATGGACTGGAGGTGCATGTGCCGTCCACCATCAACGACGCCCGCGCCGCGTAG
- the LOC6507370 gene encoding transmembrane protein 50B: MGVLGNVMGYFTQETSRNKNLSIIAGLLFFVGWWILIDAMSIDGKHQITTGHVFIGIFGTISFCMVNVVKGEHISEEHNSSESGARIAKIWLLVGFFMGFASIIAAVWVMIDDFINNDKKDGWFGVALLLQNVFILFASLIYKFGRNEEDWNE; this comes from the exons ATGGGCGTGTTAGGGAATGTTATGGGCTACTTCACACAAGAAACATCCAGGAACAAGAACTTGTCCATCATCGCTGGACTACTG TTCTTTGTAGGATGGTGGATCCTAATTGATGCAATGTCTATCGACGGCAAGCACCAGATTACCACAGGACACGTCTTCATAGGCATTTTCGGCACCATCAGCTTTTGCATGGTGAACGTCGTCAAAGGAGAGCAt ATTTCCGAAGAACACAATTCGTCCGAGTCGGGAGCCAGGATAGCCAAAATATGGCTATTGGTGGGCTTTTTCATGGGCTTCGCTTCCATTATCGCCGCCGTGTGGGTCATGATCGATGACTTCATCAACAACG ATAAGAAGGATGGATGGTTTGGCGTTGCCCTGCTGCTCCAGAACGTGTTCATCCTTTTTGCCAGCTTAATCTACAAGTTTGGACGGAACGAAGAGGATTGGAACGAGTAG